From Triticum aestivum cultivar Chinese Spring chromosome 4A, IWGSC CS RefSeq v2.1, whole genome shotgun sequence, a single genomic window includes:
- the LOC123087363 gene encoding protein FAR1-RELATED SEQUENCE 5, translated as MERVAAGSSEQGTPDSEMGDGDNDSVGYGTEMELDASAPAPASAYPARPSVHDGVDPFEGMEFDDEEDAWIFYNLYAHRVGFSTRISVMHRSRRDGSIMSRQFVCAKEGFRTYRGKHEQAAALASSPGAPAGADDGGRGARRTRAVTRVGCKAMIRVKKQDGGKWAITKLETAHNHPLVPQNQAHCLRPHKPLSECGKQRSSSSYGVRRNGGMFLAIEPAPPPPPPTPPVPQTGIIPQPAVVPHYIGDGIGNATRVILDYVKRMQAEDPAFFYAMQFVEGHPVGNVFWSDARARTAYKDFGDAVFLDDHCKRSKYELPLVTFTGVNHHCQPVLFGCAVIRDNSEASFAWLFETLLLAMSGQHPVSLTIEYDGAIQSAVHKVLPHTRHRFCRWHILNEAQCKLSDFLNAFPSLYDDLVNCINMSDTIDEFEANWEALISKVGSGHNEWLDSMYNCRQQWVPVYLRDTFFGDEPSRQGCMSRSSFFESHITAKTNSQSFIQHYEKALDSCYEREVKEEFETKYSLPDIKTPSPIEKQGADLYTRTLFLRFQQELIGASVSTLEVAEQDGKACTYKVTTSQGSEKPRMVQFNSSECSAKCTCQMFECLGIVCRHILTVFGAQGVSALPSQYIMKRWTKNATDRSSDKKPDEVIRVKELKEEQRSTVEDGEQSQTWRYNSLCREALRYAEEGASSAEVYIVAMQALQEAANKVNMAKRGIGQVAAPLAVMPITAQLPECSGKIQDSFGQQKKRKRNSNNSRENSTPNQFMHMQQPSNYLFVGPSTSGGSQGPSQLVAAIPVSSCAQHGQTSGAHNSTDGNMATASVAVDKFHGFSDRDASTTAPSSGNVVQAGETKSSGVASQINESHELSQANGNKGSSVNSTASPQLVTVPIGFCLPSMDKNKMSTAGMNSTNSGGMMNNGNASFDLRQCQSSAQVPATHSEAKTLAENTDSRATTADNSSIRAAAIAAGARIASPSDAASIIKAAQSKDAIHIRPGESLPNQLKPLAPRPLSSLAPASGPSSAQHLQQPGQNSFGDSTAAKEAIFGSTDGSDGDEYEDEDTDDDDDEGLTGDEGEQE; from the exons ATGGAGAGGGTGGCGGCGGGGAGCAGCGAGCAGGGGACGCCCGACAGCGAAATGGGCGACGGGGACAACGACAGCGTCGGCTACGGCACGGAGATGGAGCTCGACGCCTCGGCCCCCGCCCCCGCGTCCGCCTACCCGGCGCGCCCCAGCGTGCACGACGGGGTGGACCCGTTCGAGGGCATGGAGTTCGACGACGAGGAGGACGCGTGGATCTTCTACAACCTCTACGCGCACCGCGTCGGGTTCAGCACCCGGATCAGCGTGATGCACCGCTCCCGCCGCGACGGCTCCATCATGTCGCGCCAGTTCGTGTGCGCCAAGGAGGGCTTCCGCACCTACCGCGGCAAGCACGAGCAGGCCGCCGCCCTCGCCTCCAGCCCCGGCGCCCCCGCCGGCGCCGACGACGGCGGCCGGGGCGCCCGCCGCACCCGCGCCGTCACCAGGGTCGGCTGCAAGGCCATGATCCGGGTCAAGAAGCAGGACGGCGGCAAGTGGGCCATCACCAAGCTCGAGACCGCGCACAACCACCCCCTTGTCCCGCAGAACCAGGCGCACTGCCTGCGCCCGCACAAGCCGCTCTCCGAGTGCGGCAAgcagcgctcctcctcctcctacggGGTCCGCCGGAATGGAGGTATGTTCCTCGCCATTGAGcctgcgccgccaccaccgccccccacaccGCCTGTTCCTCAGACCGGCATCATCCCTCAACCAGCAGTGGTTCCCCATTACATCGGGGACGGCATCGGAAATGCCACTAGAGTGATCCTGGATTATGTCAAGCGCATGCAAGCTGAGGACCCGGCCTTCTTCTACGCAATGCAGTTCGTCGAGGGCCATCCGGTGGGGAATGTCTTCTGGTCCGATGCCAGAGCGAGGACGGCGTACAAGGACTTTGGGGACGCCGTTTTCTTGGACGACCACTGCAAAAGAAGCAAGTATGAGCTCCCTCTCGTCACATTCACCGGAGTCAATCACCATTGCCAGCCAGTCCTATTTGGGTGTGCAGTCATCAGGGATAACTCTGAGGCGTCGTTTGCTTGGCTCTTTGAAACACTTCTCTTGGCAATGTCTGGTCAGCACCCTGTCTCTCTCACCATAGAGTATGATGGCGCCATACAATCAGCTGTCCACAAGGTTCTTCCTCACACCAGGCACCGATTCTGCAGGTGGCACATCTTGAATGAAGCCCAGTGTAAGCTATCAGATTTCTTAAATGCATTCCCGTCCCTTTATGATGATCTTGTCAACTGCATCAACATGTCTGACACAATTGATGAGTTTGAAGCAAATTGGGAGGCATTGATTTCCAAGGTTGGGTCTGGGCATAACGAGTGGCTTGATTCAATGTACAATTGCCGGCAGCAGTGGGTCCCGGTATACTTGAGGGATACGTTCTTTGGAGACGAGCCATCAAGGCAGGGGTGTATGAGCAGGAGCTCGTTTTTTGAGTCTCACATCACTGCTAAAACCAATTCACAGTCGTTCATTCAGCACTACGAAAAAGCTCTCGACAGTTGTTATGAGAGGGAGGTGAAGGAAGAGTTCGAAACAAAGTATTCGCTTCCAGATATCAAGACACCATCTCCTATTGAGAAGCAAGGAGCAGACTTGTACACAAGGACACTGTTTTTGAGGTTCCAACAGGAATTGATTGGTGCCTCTGTTTCTACTCTGGAAGTGGCAGAGCAGGATGGTAAGGCTTGCACGTATAAAGTGACCACATCTCAAGGAAGTGAGAAGCCTCGTATGGTTCAATTCAATTCTTCTGAGTGTTCTGCAAAATGTACCTGTCAGATGTTCGAATGTCTTGGTATTGTCTGTAGGCATATTCTTACTGTCTTTGGTGCACAAGGTGTATCTGCGCTTCCTTCTCAGTACATCATGAAAAGATGGACCAAAAATGCCACAGATAGAAGCTCGGACAAGAAACCTGATGAAGTTATTAGAGTTAAAGAGCTCAAGGAGGAGCAAAGAAGTACTGTCGAGGATGGCGAGCAATCTCAGACATGGCGCTACAACAGTTTGTGTCGTGAAGCACTTAGGTATGCTGAAGAAGGAGCATCATCTGCAGAGGTTTATATTGTGGCGATGCAGGCTCTTCAAGAGGCTGCTAACAAAGTCAATATGGCCAAGAGAGGGATTGGACAAGTAGCAGCACCATTGGCAGTGATGCCAATTACAGCGCAGCTGCCAGAATGTTCTGGAAAAATCCAGGATAGTTTTGGTCAGcaaaagaagagaaaaaggaaTTCAAACAACTCAAGAGAGAACTCCACACCGAATCAGTTTATGCATATGCAGCAACCTAGTAATTACCTCTTTGTTGGTCCCAGTACATCAGGTGGTTCACAAGGGCCTAGTCAGCTAGTTGCTGCAATTCCTGTTTCTTCCTGTGCACAACATGGGCAAACATCGGGTGCACATAACTCAACCGATGGCAACATGGCAACTGCTTCTGTAGCtgttgacaagtttcatggattCTCAGACCGAGATGCATCAACAACAGCACCTTCTTCAGGAAATGTTGTGCAAGCAGGAGAAACTAAATCTTCAGGGGTTGCTTCACAAATTAACGAG AGTCATGAACTGTCCCAAGCTAATGGAAACAAGGGAAGCAGCGTAAATTCTACTGCTTCACCACAGCTTGTGACCGTTCCAATTGGATTCTGCCTGCCCTCCATGGACAAGAACAAGATGTCTACTG CTGGGATGAATTCTACAAACTCCGGCGGCATGATGAATAATGGCAATGCATCATTTGATCTTCGCCAATGTCAATCTTCTGCCCAAGTGCCTGCCACACACTCAGAGGCAAAAACACTGGCAGAAAACACCGATTCACGGGCAACTACTGCTGACAACTCTTCTATAAGGGCTGCAGCCATCGCGGCGGGGGCGCGCATTGCATCTCCATCTGATGCAGCTTCAATCATAAAAGCAGCACAGTCGAAAGATGCCATCCACATCAGGCCTGGGGAAAGCCTTCCAAATCAGCTGAAACCATTAGCCCCCAGGCCACTCTCCTCACTAGCACCAGCTAGCGGACCCAGCTCGGCGCAGCATCTGCAGCAGCCTGGACAAAACAGCTTTGGCGATTCTACCGCAGCCAAGGAAGCGATTTTCGGCTCCACAGATGGCAGTGATGGCGATGAGTACGAAGACGAAGACactgacgatgacgacgacgaggggCTAACCGGCGATGAAGGGGAGCAAGAGTGA